The Caldisericota bacterium nucleotide sequence TAACTCGCTCGTTGCAGGCAATTTGAAAATTCTTACTCCTGCGGCATCATAGATTGCGTTTGCAATAGCAGGAGCAGTAGCGCACATAACGGTTTCTGCAACTCCTTTTGCGCGATACGGTCCTGTTTCTTCCGGGTCAGTAACAGTAACTGTTTCAATATCGGAAGGAACATCCTCTACAGAAGGAATAATATACGTGGAAAAATTTATAGTTTTGAACAAACCTTTGTCTATTAGAACATTCTCAGATAAACCGTATCCCATACCCATAACAAAACCACCTTCAGATTGTGCCTCAAGTCCCTGCCTATTTACTACATCTCCTGCATCAATTACCTCTGCACCTTTCAATACTTTTGTTCGCCCTGTAAGAGTATTAACCTCTACAAGAGCAAGATGGGCAGAGAAAGCAAATATGTTATGAGGTAAACCAAAAGTATCCTTAATTTTTATGTCGGCAACTGGCATAAGAAAATATCCTTCTGTTTGTGGAAGACGACAGGTTTCCTGCATAAAACGTGAGGCAATCTCTTCATAGGAAACTTTCTTTTCGGATTCATTACTTACATAGATATATCCATCACTTGCAGCAAGGTTATCAGCAGAAACATTTAGCATTCCCGATGCCTTATTTTTTAAAATTTTCATCATTTTTTCCGCTGCAATAATTGTTGCTTTACCACCAGTATAAGTTCCCCTCGATGCGCTTGTGGGTCCTGAATCCGCAGTGGTATCAGTATCACCCAGCAAAACATTTATCTTATCTATCGGACATTTCATAGCCTCAGCTGCAATTTGTGCGTAGGAAGTACCAATACCTTGTCCGTAATCCACTAAGCCTACACCCACAGTAAAACCACCATCTTTACGGAATTTCAAAATAGAACCCCCATAATCAGGGAGTCCAACACCAAGCCCTGTGCCTTGATATGTAAGAGCAATACCAAAACCTTTCTTAATCCAGGGTTTTTTGGAATCATTTACAAGATATTTCTCTCTATTTTGCCATAGTTTTGTTCTTTTTATGCCATCCAATACGGCAACTGTGCCAACACTTGTCGCAAGTCTATTACCTATAGGAGCGATATCGCCTCTATGGAGAGCATTCTTCTTTCGCAGTTCTACGGGGCCGATCCCTAATTTTTCAGCTATAATATCCATCTGTGTTTCCATAGCAAATGTTGCTTGAGGTACACCAAAACCTCTGAAAGCACCAGAAATTCCATTGTTTGTATATACACAATAACCATCTATTTTTACATTGGTAAGTTTATAAGGGCCACAAGCATGCTCAATTGCAAGGTTTAATACAGGGCCACCAAGTGAAGCATATGCTCCTGTATCCGCATATATTTTTACTTCATTTGCAACAAGTATCCCATCATTTTTGACACCTGTCTTGTATTTCATAATCATTGGGTGACGCTTCCAATAAGAAACAATGGACTCCTCCCGAGACACAACAATCTTTACAGGTCGCTTTGTTTTCAACGCAAGCAACCCCAAAATAGACTGTATGGTAAGCTCGTCTTTACCACCAAATGCTCCACCTACCGGATAGGATACAACATGAATCTTTCGTGGGTTCAGAGCAAGACAACGGGAGAGTTGCATCTGGTCCCTCTGTGGATACTGGGAACCTGCATATACTGAAAGAGTTCCATCCTCTTCAAGTTTTGCAACACCTGATTCTGTTTCCAAGAATACATGCTCTTGTCTTCCAGTATAGTATGTGTGTTCCACTATAAGGTCTGCATCTTTAAAGCCTTTTGCCATGTCACCCCTGTTAATCTTTGTATGGAGATGTATATTACTATCCTCGTGTACCCGTAGAGCATCAGGCTGCATAGCCTCAATGGGATCATCTACAATAGGAAGTGGTTTATATTCAACAGTTATAAGCTTTATTGCTTCTTCTGCTATTTCTTTTGTCTCGGCAGCAACAGCAGCAACGGCATCGCCAATGTATCTTACTTTGTCTTCACATAACACGGGCTGATCTGGTACTACAATGCCAAAACCATTCAATCCCGGAATATCCTCCCATGTAACTACAGTAACAACACCGGGTAGTGCTTTTGCTTTTGTTGTATCAATTCTTTTAATTAACGCATGTGGGTATTTTGCACGTAATATTTTGCCAAAAAGCATTCCAGGAAAATTAAGGTCGGACATGTACTTAATTTTTCCGGAAGCCTTATCCGGGGCATCTATTCTTGGTACACTTTTTCCTATGTATTTAAAGTCTTCCATAGTCATGCCTTTCTCTTCCAATCATTAGCACGTAGGTCAAGTAAACCTTCGTACAAAAGATTTATACTCATATCTTGCCGGTACTTAAGAGATGCTCTTATATCGGATATTGGAGAAACCTCTCTAAAAGCAAGTCGTGCAATGTAATGAATCTGCTTGGAGAAATCTAAAGAGCTGCTAATAATAGCTTTTTCTACCCTTCTCCCCCTTACAACTGTCGGTGCAACTGCTCCAAATGCAACAACTGCCCTATCAAATGTATTTGTTCCTGCCCCTATTCTTCTCATTTTTACTGCAACATTCAAAACAGCTATCGCAAGTGCATCTCTTTGGCCTAATTTTTTAAAGAAACCTATTTCGTTTTCTTCCAGTTCAGGCATAAAAATATCAACAAGTAATTCATTTGGCTCTAAATTAGTCTTTCCAGGACCTGTAAAAAATTCTTCAATAGAAACAATTCTCTCACCGTTAATGCTTTTAAGCTTAAGCTTTGCGGTTTGAACAAATAACGCAGAAATAGAATCACCAGCAGGAGAAGCATTTGCTATGTTTCCGCCAAGCGTTCCTCTGTTCCGTATTTGCGGAGAGCCAATAGTAACACAAGCTTCTCTTAAAATGAAAGCATATTTGTCTATAACTTCTGACTCCAAAATGTTTGTGTGGGTAGTCAAAGGCAAAACATGAATTGTTCCATTTTCTCTAAAAATACCGTTTAATTCTTTAATCCTGCTAATATCTAAAATATTATTCTCTTTTACCATATCCTGTTTTAATCTTACAACAAGATCGGTACCTCCTGCAAGAATTCTTATATCCTGTTTAAACTCATCAAGATATTGTAGTGCGCTATCAATTGTGTCAGCTCTTAAATAGTTCAGTGTCTTCATCATGTATTTTTTTCTCTGTTTTAACTTTATCAACCGCACCTCTTCTTACAGCAATTATCTCAGCAAGGATAGCAATCGCAATCTCAAAAGGTGTATCCCCGCCTATAGCAATACCAGTAGGTGCATATATTCTATCCAAAAAATCACTGCTTATTCCTAATTCTTTCGCCTTTTCAAAACATTTACTCCTTCTGTTTAAACTTCCCATCATACCAATATACTGATACTTTATATTTTTTTCATACAGTGCCTTTAAAATATATGGGTCATCTTCTCCACCTGATGTCACAATAACAGCAACTGCGCCATCATTTAGAGACATACTTCTCACAGTTTCATAAAAATTGCTATTCACAAATATTGATGCCTTGGGAAACATTTTTTCATTCGCAAAATCTGCTCTTTTATCAGAAACTATCACATCAAAAGAATCATCCAGTATAGTTATATTATATAATTTTTTTCCAATGTGCCCTGCACCAAATATTACAAATTGCTGTTTCGGTCCCACATATTCCATATACACAGAGAGTGTTCCGCCACACACCATACCAAGGGAAGTTTCATCACCCTCTTGCAAAGTATAAGTTTTTAAAAATGGCTTTCTCGTTCTAAATAAATTCATCGCAGAATCTATTACATCTTTTTCAACGACACCTCCACCAATCGTACCAAAGAATTTGCCATCAGGCAAAATTATCATTTTAAAACCTGTTTTACCCGCCGTTGAATCTTCTGCACTAACAACAGCCGCTAAAACAAACTCTTTCTTGTTATGGATAAGCTCCACAATTTTTTCATAAATTTCTTGCATCGATAAAACCCCCTTCACTCATTTTTATAAGTGTATCACGGGAAATTATATAATTGGAAAGTATAATTGGCATAATTTTATGAAAACTTGTCCCCTTCTCCATAAATCCTGCGGAAGAAGGAATTCCAAGAATAACTTTCCCATCTCTGTATGCCAAAATAAATGTAGTTCCCGGCCACATTGGTACGCCGTACATTACTATATCCGCACCCATTTTTTCAATTCCTTCAACGGTCTTGTCATCCGGGTCAATAGCCATGCCGCCCATATATATTATGATATCAGAACCTTTTTCAAACGCATCCATTCCGCTCTCTCTGATCTTAGAAACATCATCGGGAAGAATTTTTTCTAAAACAATATCCTGCCCCAACTGTTCAAGATATTGCTTTATCCGTCCACTCATCGTCTCTTCTCGTCTTCCCTCGATAAACTCATTTCCCACAGGGAAAAGAGCTATTTTATGATTGTTAATAGACAAAAGGTCTATAATGGGGTAATATTCCTCTGCAATGCTCCTTATTTCATCCATTCCAATCATCGGTATTTCAAGTGGCATTACTTTGCCTATAGCAACAGGAGCGTCTTTTTCTACGAACGAAAAATTACGCTTTGTGGCAACACGCGGATTTTTTAATCGATTTATTTCTTCAAGCCCTTTCGTATTTATAATAAGGACGCCCTTAACTTCAGCAAAAAGCTTTACTTTGGATTCGCTTGGAGGACTTAACCTAAGATTTTCTTTTTTTATTAAACTCATCATCTCTATCGCCGCATCATCCTCGTGAATAAAACCTTCTCTCTCGCTAAATATCCATACATAGTGTTTCCCTATTGAAAGAAGAGGCACAATATCGTCTTTTCTTATAATATGCCCTTTTTTAAAAAGAGGACCCTTTTTAACGCCAGGAACAACTTCTGTCACATCAGCTCCTAAAATTTTCCCTACCGCTTTTTGCGTTTCTATTTTTTCCATATAGCTTTAATCCTTTCATATTCTTCTTTTGTATCCATATCAATAAGAACCTTATCGCTTTTCATTTCTAAAAAATTTATTATATCCCTATGCCTGCTCAATACATCTTTTAATGTCGTTTTCTCTGCATCCATTGCTAAAATTTCGTTTCTCATTGTATAGGGGATTATAACAGGATGTCCCTTTCTCCTTTGAAAAGTTGGAATAAGTACTTTACCTTTTACATAACTTTCTGTCAATTCGTTAATAATATCGCATGTAATAAGCACTTGATCCCCAAGTCCTATCAAAATTCCTTCCGCATCCTTTATCTCTAATAATCCTGTCTGGATGGAAGAAAACATCTCTTTCTTAAAACCTTTGTTTACAACTACCTTAAGTTTGTTGCTGCTAATTTTTTCATTAATAGTTTTTTTAACATCATCTGCCCTATAACCGAGGACCAGTACAACCTCGGAAAGAGATGACGCATGGTATTCATTTAAAACTGCCTCTACCACAGTTTTCTCACCTATTGAAAGCAAGGGCTTTAATTTTCCCATTCTCTTTGATTCCCCAGCAAAAAGTAAAATAGCTTTAATGTTATTTACCAATATCTTTACTTGCCCTTTCTATCGCCTTTATAATTTTCACATATCCCGTGCAACGGCAAAGATTCCCAGAAATCCCTTCTCTTATCTCAGGAATCGAAGGATTCGGGTTCTTGTTGAACAGATAAAGAGACGACATAATCATCCCCGGTGTACAGAAACCACACTGTATAGCTCCTTCTTCTACAAATGCTTTCTGTATAGGAAGCAATTTTCTCTCGACGTCTGTCCCTTCAATTGTGACAATTTCTGCACCATCTGCCTGAGGCGCAAGAATTAAACAGGCATTCGCGCTTCTCCCATTAAATAAAATTGTGCATGCCCCGCATTCTCCTTTACCACAGCCTTCTTTTGTTCCGGTAAGATGCATTTTATCTCGTATAACATCAAGAAGTGTTGCATTTACAGGAACGCTCAGTTTATACTTCTTGCCATTCAGAGTAAAACCAATATCCATTGCCTGCATCATTTCACCTTTTTTCTACAAAATAATGCACATTGTTGCTGTTCTCTATTTTTTCATTCATCTTAATTGCATCCACAGGGCAAACCTGCATACACATTGCACATCCAACACATTTTTCTTCATCGAAATGAGGCAATCTCTTCTCACTATCCCAATCAATTGCCATATGCCCACCATCAGAACAAGCTGAATAGCAAAGGCCGCAACCAACACATTTTTCCTCCACTAATTCAGCACGAGTTTTAGGTGAGGGAAGCTCATCCTGAGATTTAATATTTGGCAGCGCCTTTCCAACAACATCCAGAGGAGAATTAAACCCCATATCAGATAAATAATGAGCAAAACCTCTTTTCAAATCCTTTATTGTCCTAAATCCATAATGCATAGGCAATGTACAGAATTGCACATTCGAAGCTCCAACAGACATAAATTCTACGACATCCCTCCAATTAAATGCACCACCATTCCCGGAAATTGTAATGTCCACATTTTTGGCAATTTCTGCAATAGTACGTAAGGTAATAGGTTTTATGGCAGGACCCGAAAGGCCTGAATATGCGCCTTTTCCAAAAAGAGAAGGATATGGCTCAAATGTGTTTATATCAATGCCTAATAAAGATGGGATTGTATTACTCGCAGTAATGCCATCTGCGCCACCCTTTTTCACGGCTTTTGCTACTTCAACAATGTCTGTAACCTGCGGGGTTATCTTAATCAGCACGGGAGTATCCTCTGCTGCCTCTTTTACCCACCGTGCCACTTTCTCCGTTGCTTCAATACTTTGAGCAAGCATTCTCCCTGCTTCTTCGCCCATACTTCCCTGAGGGCAACTAAAACTACATTCTATAAGATCAACGCCAGCTTTTTTCAACCGTCCCACAAGTGTCTGCCAATCTTCCTTTTTTGCGCCCATAATAGATGCGCCAATCATTTTTTCAGGAAATACTTCCTTTAATATTTTTACCCTCTTTTCAATTTCATCAATATGATATCCAGAAATAAGATCAATATTACCCAAACCAATAACTTTTCTGCTCATCGAACCAAATGAAGACATCATAGGGTATTTAAGCGGGACAGAATTTCCTTCGACAGATGTCGTTTTTAATATTACGCCTCCCCAACCTGCTTTTAATCCGTTATATGCTATATCAAACTCATCCGTAGGAGGTGCTGCGGAAAGAATAAATGGATTCTCCAGGCGAATGCCTAAAAATTCCATAGAAAGATCTATTTTTTTATACATTTTTTCCTCCCTCTAAATACTTCGCAATGTTTTGCGCAGCCTTTTTGCCATCTGCTACACATTCAACAACAGTGCTTGCTCCCCTTACAATATCGCCTCCAGCGAAAACACCTTTTACATTTGTCATCAAGTCATCACTGACTTTTACTAAACCTTTCGCGTTTTTTTCCACCTTAGGAAAATAAACATCAGCTTTTTGCCCTATGGCAATCACTACAGCATCAAGAGGAATTATAAAATCAGAATTTGGGATTGGTACAGGGTACCTCCTTCCGGATGTATCTTTTTCGCCAAGGTGCGCTCTTGTCACAACAAGCCCCTCTACCCTTTTATCACCTTTAATCTTCTTTGGAATTGCAAGGAATTGGAATGTTACGCCTAGATCGATTGCTTCTTCAATTTCTTTCTTAAACGCCTTTAGTTCTTTTGTGCCTCTTCTATATATCACCTCGACATCGCGTAATGGATCTTCAATTTTTAAAACACTTGCTACTTCCACTGCCACATTACCACCACCTATTACTCCTATTCTTTTAAAGTGTGGCAACCTAAAACCGGATTTTGCCCGCTTGAGAAGTTCTCGTGAATAGTAAACACCATCTAAATTATTCCCTGGTATGTCTAAGTTAAGCTCCCCAGAAAGACCTGTTGAAATAAAAATTGCGCTGTACTCTTCGTTTAATTCTCCCAATGATTTTATTGCGATATCTTTTATCTCCGACACAAAATTATGCTGAAGAAAACGAGCTTCTTTTTTTTCTATTTCTTCTGGAAGTCGTGTTGCAGATATTTCATTAGCAGGAACTCCCCCCAACTGTTTCTTCTCAAAAACAACCGGCTTATAACCAAATCTTCTTAGCTCTCTTACACAAGCAAGACCTGCAGGACCGCCACCTACAATAGCAATTTTTCCTTTTGTAGCGGGTACAAGTTCAAGGTTCTCGGAAGGGTCCGTATTATCCGTTATATATCTGTGAAGCTCTCTAATTTTAATGGGTGTATCCATTTTTATCCTTGTGCAAACACTTTGGCAGAAACTCTCTTCAGGACAAATTCTGCCGCATGTTTCAATAAAGGGATGTGCTTCCTGAATAATTTCTCTTGCTCCTTTTAGATTATCGGTGCGTATAGATTGAATAAATTCAGCAATAGGAACATGTGCTGGACATGCTGTTTCACAAGGGGCATCATAACAATAAAGACATCGTTCGGCTTCTATCGCGGCTTGTTCCTTTGAGAATGTTTTCTCAATTTCTTCCATTATATCTTCGCTCCTTTCCGATATTTGTTAAAATTTATTATACCTTCATTTAATAAACTGTCAAGAAGTTGTATGAGTTACATACATTTGAGACTCCGGATAATATTTTAAAAAAATCTATATGGAATTGTAATGTTTGCTCGCTAGACCTATATGAAAATTCTAAAAAAAGGAGAAAATATTAAAAGTTCCCAGAAAAGACAGTTTTGTAAGTTTATCTCTTGGTAAAAAAATAATAAAAAAGATTTAATCTAAAGGAAAATCCAAGAAAATACGGCATCAAGACTTAAAGTAGAGCGAACAGTACTATTTATAAGACACGATTATAATGATTTCCCCTTTTACTGAGCGGCCCTCTAGTTCATCAAGAATTTCTGACGCTCTACCTCTCAATGTTTCCTCGTAAATCTTTGTAATTTCACGGGTTACCGCAACATTTACATCGCCCGCACTTTCTATAAGCTCAGAGAGAAATTGCTTTACCCTGAAAGGGGATTCAAAAAAAATAACAGGGCCGGGAAAATCTTTGAACCCCTGTAAAATCTTTTTTCTTTTACCTTTTTTCCTTGGGAGAAATCCATAAAAAATAAAATGGGCGGGAGAAAACCCTGAAAGAAGAAGTGCCGGGACAAAAGAAGTAGGCCCAGGCAAAACCTCGATATGTATTCCTTTATCAATGCAAGCTTTAATAAGTTTATAGCCAGGATCAGAAATGCCAGGAGTGCCTGCATCTGTCACAAGAGCAATCTCTTTCCCTCTTTC carries:
- a CDS encoding molybdopterin cofactor-binding domain-containing protein gives rise to the protein MEDFKYIGKSVPRIDAPDKASGKIKYMSDLNFPGMLFGKILRAKYPHALIKRIDTTKAKALPGVVTVVTWEDIPGLNGFGIVVPDQPVLCEDKVRYIGDAVAAVAAETKEIAEEAIKLITVEYKPLPIVDDPIEAMQPDALRVHEDSNIHLHTKINRGDMAKGFKDADLIVEHTYYTGRQEHVFLETESGVAKLEEDGTLSVYAGSQYPQRDQMQLSRCLALNPRKIHVVSYPVGGAFGGKDELTIQSILGLLALKTKRPVKIVVSREESIVSYWKRHPMIMKYKTGVKNDGILVANEVKIYADTGAYASLGGPVLNLAIEHACGPYKLTNVKIDGYCVYTNNGISGAFRGFGVPQATFAMETQMDIIAEKLGIGPVELRKKNALHRGDIAPIGNRLATSVGTVAVLDGIKRTKLWQNREKYLVNDSKKPWIKKGFGIALTYQGTGLGVGLPDYGGSILKFRKDGGFTVGVGLVDYGQGIGTSYAQIAAEAMKCPIDKINVLLGDTDTTADSGPTSASRGTYTGGKATIIAAEKMMKILKNKASGMLNVSADNLAASDGYIYVSNESEKKVSYEEIASRFMQETCRLPQTEGYFLMPVADIKIKDTFGLPHNIFAFSAHLALVEVNTLTGRTKVLKGAEVIDAGDVVNRQGLEAQSEGGFVMGMGYGLSENVLIDKGLFKTINFSTYIIPSVEDVPSDIETVTVTDPEETGPYRAKGVAETVMCATAPAIANAIYDAAGVRIFKLPATSELVYTLLEKNEEKCNESTS
- a CDS encoding xanthine dehydrogenase family protein subunit M: MIKLKQRKKYMMKTLNYLRADTIDSALQYLDEFKQDIRILAGGTDLVVRLKQDMVKENNILDISRIKELNGIFRENGTIHVLPLTTHTNILESEVIDKYAFILREACVTIGSPQIRNRGTLGGNIANASPAGDSISALFVQTAKLKLKSINGERIVSIEEFFTGPGKTNLEPNELLVDIFMPELEENEIGFFKKLGQRDALAIAVLNVAVKMRRIGAGTNTFDRAVVAFGAVAPTVVRGRRVEKAIISSSLDFSKQIHYIARLAFREVSPISDIRASLKYRQDMSINLLYEGLLDLRANDWKRKA
- a CDS encoding XdhC family protein, which encodes MQEIYEKIVELIHNKKEFVLAAVVSAEDSTAGKTGFKMIILPDGKFFGTIGGGVVEKDVIDSAMNLFRTRKPFLKTYTLQEGDETSLGMVCGGTLSVYMEYVGPKQQFVIFGAGHIGKKLYNITILDDSFDVIVSDKRADFANEKMFPKASIFVNSNFYETVRSMSLNDGAVAVIVTSGGEDDPYILKALYEKNIKYQYIGMMGSLNRRSKCFEKAKELGISSDFLDRIYAPTGIAIGGDTPFEIAIAILAEIIAVRRGAVDKVKTEKKIHDEDTELFKS
- a CDS encoding molybdopterin-binding protein; this encodes MEKIETQKAVGKILGADVTEVVPGVKKGPLFKKGHIIRKDDIVPLLSIGKHYVWIFSEREGFIHEDDAAIEMMSLIKKENLRLSPPSESKVKLFAEVKGVLIINTKGLEEINRLKNPRVATKRNFSFVEKDAPVAIGKVMPLEIPMIGMDEIRSIAEEYYPIIDLLSINNHKIALFPVGNEFIEGRREETMSGRIKQYLEQLGQDIVLEKILPDDVSKIRESGMDAFEKGSDIIIYMGGMAIDPDDKTVEGIEKMGADIVMYGVPMWPGTTFILAYRDGKVILGIPSSAGFMEKGTSFHKIMPIILSNYIISRDTLIKMSEGGFIDARNL
- a CDS encoding nucleotidyltransferase family protein; translation: MVNNIKAILLFAGESKRMGKLKPLLSIGEKTVVEAVLNEYHASSLSEVVLVLGYRADDVKKTINEKISSNKLKVVVNKGFKKEMFSSIQTGLLEIKDAEGILIGLGDQVLITCDIINELTESYVKGKVLIPTFQRRKGHPVIIPYTMRNEILAMDAEKTTLKDVLSRHRDIINFLEMKSDKVLIDMDTKEEYERIKAIWKK
- a CDS encoding (2Fe-2S)-binding protein yields the protein MMQAMDIGFTLNGKKYKLSVPVNATLLDVIRDKMHLTGTKEGCGKGECGACTILFNGRSANACLILAPQADGAEIVTIEGTDVERKLLPIQKAFVEEGAIQCGFCTPGMIMSSLYLFNKNPNPSIPEIREGISGNLCRCTGYVKIIKAIERASKDIGK
- the preA gene encoding NAD-dependent dihydropyrimidine dehydrogenase subunit PreA codes for the protein MYKKIDLSMEFLGIRLENPFILSAAPPTDEFDIAYNGLKAGWGGVILKTTSVEGNSVPLKYPMMSSFGSMSRKVIGLGNIDLISGYHIDEIEKRVKILKEVFPEKMIGASIMGAKKEDWQTLVGRLKKAGVDLIECSFSCPQGSMGEEAGRMLAQSIEATEKVARWVKEAAEDTPVLIKITPQVTDIVEVAKAVKKGGADGITASNTIPSLLGIDINTFEPYPSLFGKGAYSGLSGPAIKPITLRTIAEIAKNVDITISGNGGAFNWRDVVEFMSVGASNVQFCTLPMHYGFRTIKDLKRGFAHYLSDMGFNSPLDVVGKALPNIKSQDELPSPKTRAELVEEKCVGCGLCYSACSDGGHMAIDWDSEKRLPHFDEEKCVGCAMCMQVCPVDAIKMNEKIENSNNVHYFVEKR
- a CDS encoding FAD-dependent oxidoreductase — translated: MEEIEKTFSKEQAAIEAERCLYCYDAPCETACPAHVPIAEFIQSIRTDNLKGAREIIQEAHPFIETCGRICPEESFCQSVCTRIKMDTPIKIRELHRYITDNTDPSENLELVPATKGKIAIVGGGPAGLACVRELRRFGYKPVVFEKKQLGGVPANEISATRLPEEIEKKEARFLQHNFVSEIKDIAIKSLGELNEEYSAIFISTGLSGELNLDIPGNNLDGVYYSRELLKRAKSGFRLPHFKRIGVIGGGNVAVEVASVLKIEDPLRDVEVIYRRGTKELKAFKKEIEEAIDLGVTFQFLAIPKKIKGDKRVEGLVVTRAHLGEKDTSGRRYPVPIPNSDFIIPLDAVVIAIGQKADVYFPKVEKNAKGLVKVSDDLMTNVKGVFAGGDIVRGASTVVECVADGKKAAQNIAKYLEGGKNV
- the rsmI gene encoding 16S rRNA (cytidine(1402)-2'-O)-methyltransferase; the protein is MSLHVCPTPIGNLKDITLRVILVLRKVDLIASEDTRITRILLNKYAIHTPITSFHSYSSARKLGKLVEEMERGKEIALVTDAGTPGISDPGYKLIKACIDKGIHIEVLPGPTSFVPALLLSGFSPAHFIFYGFLPRKKGKRKKILQGFKDFPGPVIFFESPFRVKQFLSELIESAGDVNVAVTREITKIYEETLRGRASEILDELEGRSVKGEIIIIVSYK